The following nucleotide sequence is from Salvia miltiorrhiza cultivar Shanhuang (shh) chromosome 7, IMPLAD_Smil_shh, whole genome shotgun sequence.
TACTCTTATTTCGTTGAAGCCAAGATTGAGCGATACCAAAGCTTCGTTGACCACTTTTAAGCTGCGAGCAAGGCATATGGCACCCTGCAGAACATGAGGTTGTAAGGGAGAACATGCATGGATCATATTAAGAATAATGAAAGACAACATGAATAAGGCAAACCTCATCCCTGAGCCCATTGGCTCGGAGGTCTAGACTTGCAATGGTGCTATTATATCTCAGCATATCTGCAATATGTTCGGCTCCAGATGCACCTATCTGTAAACATTGTCCATACAGAATATAATGTAATACATCCTCGAAAAGGGTGGTAGACTATCATATATAAGTTCATACCTGACACCAACCAAGCATGAGGTCCTTTACATTCCCGTGAAACTTAAGAACTTCGGCTAAAGCCTTTGCGCCATCAGGCCCGATTGGATTATAACCAATTTCCAACTGGAAGACAGAACATATGgcttatatatatgtacatcACATCTAAAATACTCAGAAGTGAAAGGTGAGCAACTCACAGCAGAAATGACGGAATTATCTTTCAGAACACGTGCTATTGCACTGATCCCTTTGGCGTGGATGTCATTTCCGCCCTGCAAATTAATTCACGATTGTTACTTAAGTATCACAGACATTCGGGAGAAGCAGGAGTCAAATAGACATATTCAAGGATAAAGTCACTTCATAGATCATAATGAGTTCCATTTACTTGATCAACATTTGTAATTGAACTTCATAGATCCTAATAAGTTCCATATACTTACTAGATCAACATTTGTAATTGAACGGTTATCCCTCAAAGCCTCTGCTACTTTTTCAGCTCCCTGAGGCAAATATACATAATAGAAGAGGTCAGTACATACAGTTTCAATCTATAAAGTTGGCAAGAATAGGGTTCAAAAGCATGACCTAATAACTGCATTGTTTTCAGGTAACAAATTGGAAATATTACCTCATCCCCAATATCATTCATGTAAAGGTTAATCAACAGCAAACTCttgcttttttttatatattcagCAACATGAGAGGCTCCACGTGAACCAATCGAATTGTTTGCAAGATCCAAGACGGTAAGCTTCCCTGCAAGAACATGTTAAATGTCAGATCTTCTGCAGTATTCATAAGAAAAAAAACAAGGCAGCCACAACAAACCTTTATGAGAAGACAAGCCAGACGTTAGAGCAATGGCACCTTCATCTCCAAAAGAGTTCCCTTGCAAATAGAGTTCCTACATAATTACAGTGACACACTGTACTCAGTTACGAATCTAATCATTGAAACAAAACTGGTCTCGCACATTAACTGTCAATTCTAATATATCATTTCGAAATTCCATCCCTAGTAATGAATAGCAAGACATAAAATGCTAATCTTATTTCCATCAAGAAACATGCATTCAACCGAACTTTTTCCATGACAATCTCCATGGAACAAACATATGTCAGTATGTGATTTGGGTGGTTTATTTTCCAGGGGAGCAAAGTTCATGGGTATGGTGTTGCAACTTCACAGCGCATGAATCTTTGTGTTTCTAGGTCATAGCACGAGTGACATAATTTTGAAGGTGAGACAAATcaaacaaagaaaaattattAGAAATATACCCTCAAGGATTTGTTTCCCTCCAGCCCTTTCGCCAGAGCAGCTGCACCAAGGGGACCACCGTAATTGCCACTGGAATAGAACAAACATAAAAACTTAGATGAATGAAGACAAGTTTCTTCCTTATTGGAGAAATTGCCACAGAAAACTATACCAAGAGGAGATAATAACGCAGcagttcttttatttttatgcaTTCGTTTAAACATATTAAGTAGTCATTTTGGCGAGAAGATCATTACTTGAGGTATATAGACAGTATAGTCTTGTTCTCAAGAATAGCTCCAGCAAGGCTTGAAAATCCCTACCTCCATTTCCAAAGTTAATATGAAAACAGAATTAGTGGTAAGACTCAATGTATTGACACAGACTGAGATAACATATAGTACAACAAGATATAATTTCATACAGAGTAGTCAATCAGATTGTTATTAAGTTCAATGATACGCAAGGTTGAATTTTTCTTCAACATCTCAGCAATAGCTTTTGCTCCCTGCATCAGACGAAAAGAGAAGGATAAGGACTGTTACCAAGGCACTCACATGATGGACCGTGTCTGAATCTTACTAAATCTTCAAAAACTAAAAGTAAGCTAACCTCATCTCCAAATGCGCTACTACTAAGTTGTAGCTTCTGAATACCAGAATTTTTCACCAGAATGTCACATAAACACTgcaacaataaaaaataaaactgtTTAGGCAGGACTAAAACCTTGAACCACGTAAAGAGGCTAGGTGAAACGATATTCaataagataaataaaattgagaTATTATATACTTACATCAGTGTAAAAGTTAacataattattatataattccaaTTCCAAAAATATAGCATGTACAACATCTTATCTAGCAATATCTTATCAAAGCACCTTGACTCCTTCATCTCCAATCGAGTTTCCTGACAAGTTGAGAGTCTTTAAAGCAACATTTGACTGTAAAATCCCATCAAAAGCCATTATCCCTTTAGCAGTAATCCCATTAGCAGCAAAACTCACTTCTTCTGCAGTCTGCAAATGATACAAGTAGGGAGTAAATGGCAGATATCATCTAGGACAATTAATTACTGAACACAAAACAAGTTAAAATAAACTCTTACTTGATTATATGCCAAGCTCTCAGCTAGGAAGAATAACCCTTCATCTCCAAAGTTACGACCTAGCAGCACCGTCTAGTGTTAGACCAATGCTTTGTCAGAGTTTCGTGGAAGTTCAGCCACAACTGAACTAACAATAAACTTTTCAATACCTGACATGTCAATGCTGCTAAATGATCTAAGCTCCCTGGCAAAATCATTTAGCCTCATTTTGGATTCCCTTTCAACTTTCGCACCAAAAGATGACAAAAAGTTTGTCCCCCGGGAGAAGGACCACTTCGCTCCGGAGGCAGGTTTATCCTCTTCTGCTACAGACTCAGACGATTTTGGCACCAGGATTTTCTCCATCAGTTTCCATAAAACTGTCAGCTGGAAAGCATAGATTAGTTACCAATTGAGAACTAAAAAACTTCCTCATATGGTTAACACGAATAACATGTTGATAATACGAAAGCAATGTCTACTACAGTAAATATTCGTGAAAATCTCCAATCAAGCATAAAGCTATGAATACAAGAAGCAGCACATAAATCAACTTAAACTGAAACAACAAATACCATTCTACCACAAAACATCAAATGCAAGCAAATTGATCATAGTAAGTTAGTAACCTAAATCCTACACTTGGCGAATTCTACAAATGAACCGAGCATCCCTTACCAGAAACCAAATAATTGAAAGAAGCAAGCTACGATGGTA
It contains:
- the LOC130993693 gene encoding uncharacterized protein LOC130993693 isoform X1, which gives rise to MVSTSALSLSPHLEISFSFQNKHTTQLWTLTSAKSASLRRRGSDLARHFTLVSINSRPLSSRKFVIRAAAAGGGSSRRGGSSRRVFQESQAQAPIAPVRQAASFILPAGAFVVATFVLWKLMEKILVPKSSESVAEEDKPASGAKWSFSRGTNFLSSFGAKVERESKMRLNDFARELRSFSSIDMSGRNFGDEGLFFLAESLAYNQTAEEVSFAANGITAKGIMAFDGILQSNVALKTLNLSGNSIGDEGVKCLCDILVKNSGIQKLQLSSSAFGDEGAKAIAEMLKKNSTLRIIELNNNLIDYSGFSSLAGAILENKTILSIYLNGNYGGPLGAAALAKGLEGNKSLRELYLQGNSFGDEGAIALTSGLSSHKGKLTVLDLANNSIGSRGASHVAEYIKKSKSLLLINLYMNDIGDEGAEKVAEALRDNRSITNVDLGGNDIHAKGISAIARVLKDNSVISALEIGYNPIGPDGAKALAEVLKFHGNVKDLMLGWCQIGASGAEHIADMLRYNSTIASLDLRANGLRDEGAICLARSLKVVNEALVSLNLGFNEIRDEGAFAIAQALKSNEDVRLTSLNLMNNFLTKLGQSAITDASDHVFEMNEKELTIVF
- the LOC130993693 gene encoding uncharacterized protein LOC130993693 isoform X2, with the translated sequence MEKILVPKSSESVAEEDKPASGAKWSFSRGTNFLSSFGAKVERESKMRLNDFARELRSFSSIDMSGRNFGDEGLFFLAESLAYNQTAEEVSFAANGITAKGIMAFDGILQSNVALKTLNLSGNSIGDEGVKCLCDILVKNSGIQKLQLSSSAFGDEGAKAIAEMLKKNSTLRIIELNNNLIDYSGFSSLAGAILENKTILSIYLNGNYGGPLGAAALAKGLEGNKSLRELYLQGNSFGDEGAIALTSGLSSHKGKLTVLDLANNSIGSRGASHVAEYIKKSKSLLLINLYMNDIGDEGAEKVAEALRDNRSITNVDLGGNDIHAKGISAIARVLKDNSVISALEIGYNPIGPDGAKALAEVLKFHGNVKDLMLGWCQIGASGAEHIADMLRYNSTIASLDLRANGLRDEGAICLARSLKVVNEALVSLNLGFNEIRDEGAFAIAQALKSNEDVRLTSLNLMNNFLTKLGQSAITDASDHVFEMNEKELTIVF